Part of the Benincasa hispida cultivar B227 chromosome 12, ASM972705v1, whole genome shotgun sequence genome is shown below.
tgttactgtaactattagtcaccattgtttggtttAGAAACGGTTAACTAGCTTaaaattttcttgtaagtgtaacccctcattttagattctagagttccgccctaatgagccaaccgtagggaaaaactgattggaataaaaaataaaataatcatatccatttctggaattttagtaaagagtcatgcaaatgCCATTCGTAGGGGAGCACAAGCAAAAGTGTCTCGAGGTTGAGCATGAAAAGTtattacaaactaatgagagagaccgtgaaATGTATTGACACACGTCCCGtttccacttactataaacactctcttcattcaccttgatattgacctatacaaacaccaccagtagggggacacaagcaaaggtgccttgaggacgagtatagatctcacggtgtgaattttgagggagaaacgtgaaaagaaaaaataaagtatTATATACCtaatttttctcccactgagtgttttacctagggttaatttaacttagaaaaatatggctaattattttattaagtgattgtttaaatttgcccaaaagtaataTTTACTTTgtatagttaaacaactttgattaatgttcattaaatattttaataaactttaatcaataattgcatgcttgtagcaaatctatttaattcacctttccaggttaGTTcacaggtaggggtgttctgtttccgATAACTTAAATActccaacctagacagaactagccttagacaaaaagtcccttatacaTACGTttgctacaattttaatcttttaattaaaatcaatttaatcctattaaactgattaaaagattaaactaatttctaatctcattataaattttgtgatcttaggtctatgtgaatcatatttttaaactaatttttaaaaaaatgatttgaacCTAAATTtacatgcaattctgaattattgattttaatttctaatttcatttaattataacaattgtaaaataaatgaaacaaattaaaaccatatattGCATCGAATGAcatacttaataaaattataaaaattataagattatctaaagtagtgtcatgcatcatgcaattcccatttcattactaaacatacataacatttatataccaaagtaatgaaataattaataacatacatacatccatacatccaaactataattataacccttataatataaatcatgcatggctatgttattaatgcatacaAGCATAtattaacatttatattatatgatgcatggacatactacaaaaataaatcatgcaactgtatattataatatttataatataaatgatacatgaataatgcaaaacctatggtgggattttactatatggcatacattatgacatgtataaataaaattaaaccatacatcaaatgcataatttaagcAATAATTTATGGATTGAGACTGGACTCTTAAaccattaattaaatcaatataacatctaaattaatttgattaatttaaaaactaattattacaaataatagtCAAACCGGTTCAAAACAAACGAATCGTGCCTTGAACAGCATGAACCGAACCGCTCGCGAACCACTCAAATCAAGCACACCAAACGCGAATCAGCTGAGCCACGGATCGAACCACCTGTGAATCGGTTCATTTTTCCATCTCAGAGCGGTTGCAACGCTACAAAAAAATTGATCTATCTGCCATATCGTAGCGTTTCAACGCTACTGTACAGTCGCCCACTATACAGTTACGATTAGCTTCGTTTCTCCTCCGATTTGGGTCTCGCTTTCTCAAGAAATCACTAGAGCCagcacgaacgactcaagacaaTGGAATTACAGACTCTATTGCAAATAAATGTCCAAAACAccgggcccttacaaaccaatttataaagtaatgaaataaaacaaCAGTTAAATCACAAAACATCCAAAATTGCAAAGCAATTATATTCCACATACATTCATCAACTATAAATGCAGTAAATATATAGAACCTACCATTAACTGTAAATTCAATTCTAGAAAAATTAGAAttgggataaaaaaaaaaaaacatccgctctgataccaattaatgGAATCGTGAGGTCCACTGTGGAAGCGGGATCGGTCCCAATTCCCAATTTTCACAGAAAACTAAAATTACAAACCCTAAATCATGCATTCtaacaataaattacaacatgctttagaaaaTAATCAGATAAGAGGAGCGGGTAGAAAAATGCTTACCCTTAAAGAACAGTTTCTTCACGAATTCCCTCCTCAATCTGTTTATGAACTCTCCAAATGAACTCGAACAAAAACTGCAACCCAATATGGACACCACCACTAGTGAACCtcttgtattctccttaggggttgagaattgggaggaggtgtgggctctgctACTTTTTGGAACAGGGAGAGAAGAAATTTGAGATGGAATTTTTTCTCTGGGAGAATGTGTTTGGCGATCAAattacacacaaaaaaaaaaagcacagaGAGTGACTTTATAAATCTTCTGTGAAGAAAATGAAGTACGTAAAAACTGAATTCCACAAACTGAGAGAATTAAGACTCCTCCCAATATtagaattcaaataaaataaaaaataaattatttaactaataaaTATAGGATAGCTACCTtatcatatattgaattatatGTTCTATCAAACATAACACATAATcttattgtatcaaatacaatacaacctataatttttaattctttcaatcatttgtggtatttaatataaaccacatttatactaaacttaattatatgaatccaatccatataattaatatttgaatcatattcaaatatttaattcatctaaaataaactttatattataatgtatcaaatacattattctaattatatcacatataattaatttaaattaattatatcatatataattaattctctcaattaatttgaacaattcaagttaatccaaaattaattctcaataatctcagtTAAGCTataaaggggaccttatggactcgtagattgaagctctattaactgtcagtcactccactaaagactgacagttgcactcttcacactacagacatatttctgtgtccattggatataaccaatcaacagtacgatgacccttcacaaattgctcgtaagtacagttggtcCAAAACTActatttttcccctatagttacatctaactcccttaagtaccactgatccctctaatgaataataagtcatagtccaactatgaccaaacttcgcccgggccaagagagggtgtagtgccacattgttcaagccctgaaatcatcccttaagagagcaatttatctacttatcccgacattagggaatgagtgaatttcgttttgtgtagttatgttcccagctcctcaatcaaatggatccctaaaatgggaggctttattgagtcggtgatttggccactctcacccatataaattaaaagaccgccttcataggcaggagtttataactcactcagaattcaggtcatgtcacctatggtcatcctggtgaaatgtaagtctctactattatcagaattatataatgagaccatttatttcatggtctggtcttatacaaacccttttgtatagaatccCCACgcttacatgtctctacataaatgaccagaatcagatcatttgtagcacttaacaattgtaacatctacaaagtaggtcatattcatagtgtcaccaggataaggtatccaaccttatccatctactatagatcatttatgttatcatttaaacatgattcacttgtatgtctctatatacatgtttaagctacagaagataatcttgaatgttagtttattggttttgtgggttaatgctaccaaatgtcgaataaaatgtctcagattttattaaataaacaaatcgtttgtacattacaattacaaactataagacccacgagatttagggcatcaaccccaaccaTTTGTACTGTTTAGGATTTTTGCCCTAGAATTTGGACAAATGtgttatataaactctctaacctagaGGTATCTTTTGATCTATAACCTGAATTTTTCCTCTCTAATAATAAAATTGCTCTCTCTGCCCATAGATGTAATTAACACTATTAGTGAACCATGCAAATCTTTGTGTCATTTCTCTACtactttatattttatgttcATCTTTGATTGTCGATTCCTTATAATTTAATGTAAAATTGTAAAAGTGAAGACCATTCATTTTTGTCTTTATACTTGACAAAGTGAGTCAAAGTTTAATAAGGTTTTGATTTTATCAAATTGGACAATTATTATTAGATAAGTGTTGACATTTTTACTTTGTCGGATTGAAATTAATGAGATTTAAGAGAGATTTTTTAGATACATCTGGGTCATAGATTTTCTTAGCTTGATCTTGTGCACTGATTTCTTAGTGcataaattttgttaaaattattaGGTTTGGATAATAACTTGGTTGGTTTTTATTTAAACTAGTAGATAGAATGTgataaataaactaattattcTCACCTTTGATTTTTGTTAcgatatttattttgaattgatgagaaaaaaaatgtttttcaaaaaaatcatttttacttaaattcttttataaaaactatttaaaatataccTTAAAAGtattcaaaaactattttgagtgtcaaatatttcaatttttctcaaaataatttattttcacaattaaacattcgAAAAGTTAAAGAAAATACACCATTAGAATAGAACTCTAACGAACGAGTGGAATGTAAACTCCAAAGTTAAAATGAACTCAGTTAAAGAAATTCTAagattgataaaataaaaagaaaaattatagtgAATAAAGGGAGTTTTATACTCTAGTTATGAGAAAATTTCCTATACTAGGTGAGTACAAAATTTATTGCGTGTCACGTTggcatgtttttaaaaataaggtgGGATCCACGAGAAAATTTCTAATAGTACGGTAGTATGAAAAAATTTCCATACCGGCTCTATTCATTgtttgctacaaaaatagaatttaagaATTATGTGAGGTCCAcgaaataaatgaattatttaattacgtGAAGTAATATTTACTATAGTAGTAatagaatatttttttagatcCACTGACATTAGTGTAGAGTCCACTTATTGAGATTTGTGCCCTAAACCTCACggtttgtaatgtataaacaaaattcatttatttaataaaataatgagttGTTTTATTTGTTGATTATACTAGTgcaactcaatccaataaactaagatccaaggttatttttatgtaacttgaatagtatgtggtagacatacagtTGGATCATgatcaagtaataacctaaatgatttgtaatatatggataaggttaggtgtcttatcatagtgacactacggatatgactcactttataaatgttacaagaattgtaagtattacaaataatttgatctaaatcatttatgtgaagacatgcgagtgggatatcacatacaagtttgtataagatcggactgcAAAtcgattagtctctctttataacaccgttgattgaagagattaGCATAtcataagatgaccataggtaactcgatctcaatcttgagtgagttatgaaattaattaatcttgtattattggagtttctaatttgtaggtccattaagttcCTCTGCTAGCTCAAGATGATTtagttttggaagaatttgaattgttcaaatcataAGAAAACttatgttaattgtatatgatacaattaatatagtgTATAATAAAATGTATgaagatacattatattataaagtttattttgaataagattcaaaattaagctATATAATATGAGAATTGAGAGAATAAtgcatttgaataagattcaaatataaaataatattaatgagattcatattaaaactctAAGTTAAATGTATTGTGAATGagaatcatattaaaactatagtttatgagagaaaaatacatttgaatataattcaaatgtaatatcaatcaaatatatgatattatccaattaatagttatttagtttgatttaatttattaaattaaataataactttcCTGCCTCTAGAGATGTCCATAGGGTGGGGCAAGGATGGGGAAGGTCCCCCCATTTCATTCCTTCTTCTCGCGAAATTCCCCACGGGGATCGAGGCGGGAATTCCTCACGGgaaaatttcccttttttttaaatatattcattgttagtaattttgtttattctcaaccaaataaaattagttatttccaataaaattttcattcaaagaaaatagtataaaaaatcattataaaaacaatattattatacgtgtaaaaatataatttaatccataatttttaaaagttgaaatttaaatattacaatatcaTAGTCAAACTTTCTATTTAAATACTACAACATTTATAACTTAAGGTAGAAagtcttaaatattaaaacaatttataaatatattaaagtaggaaaatgttaaaatgaaaattagaaaataactaacTATTTATACCACATTTTTTGTAAaaagtatatagataaaataataataataataataattatataaatatagttATATACTATATTCATTGGGACGAGGGAGGAACTAGGGGCAGGGACAGGGACGAGGAATAACGGGGAAAAAATTATCCTCGCTCCCTCTTCCATTCCCTGTCTAATCAAGACAAGGCGGGTCTCCGCGGGGTAAATAGACATCCCTACCTGTAGTTATAGGGGAGTTAACGTGAGTGGAAATGAGTTAATTCCCCTCACTTGTTATACGAAAAGCGTTCTTCATTTGGAAAAACACTAAACACTCACTCTCAtttctctctcaatctctcaCCACTCTTATAAAATTGCAGAGAAAGAGTTTCTctgtaaaaaaattgaaaatctcTTCCCTTGTCTTCCAAAAGAGGTTCCCATAAACCTTTTCCTTGTCAGAGAATAGCGGAGAACATCTTATTGTGATGTCTTGTTCAAGATTTGGGGAAAGTTGTAGGGATTGTGATCACAATGAAGAATTTGAGAAGATTGAAAAAATTGTTGTCAAAGgtcttttctttctccttaaTTTTATTCATAGTAAAACATGCTTAATTAAAATATGTCTATATTTCTCTgtatttttgtaaatatgaaATGCAAATTAGAAAGGTGCACGGATTTTAATCTCTTCATCATTGACATTGAAGAAAACAAATTTATAGTGCGAAGAAAAGAAGTATAGTTACCGTATTAGCgtagaaattttgaaaattttctaatgTGGAGTTGAGTTTTTTGTTTTCCCAAATTTTGCACGACTGGCACATGCCAAGTATAAGTAGTTGCGGATATGTCCTTTTTAAGTGAAGTAATTTTCCAGTGTGTTCTTGTGTGGCCATAGAAAaagataagaaagaaagaaagataagagagagagaaggaaaaaggaaaagggaatGAAATATGATTGAGTTGTAGGAGTGAACAGAGTTTTTTGAATATGAATTGCTCTCTTGGCCTTCACATCCCCAAGGCCTTGCCTTCTCTCTCCTCTTCCAAAACCCTCTTTCCTTCTCTCTCTTCATCCTTTAAGCTTCACAATTTGAATTTGCCCTCCAATTCAAAGCTCAAAAATgtctatctctctctctctcactctctgtttttctctctctacttTATCTctctcaactttttttttcttcttttggtgTAGTTTGAGGTTGTGGGAAGCATCAAAGAAGATCCCGTTGGCTATCTTCACCAAAAGAAAACAAGTTTAGCTCTTCAACTTGCTGCCATTTTAGCCACTGTAAGcaatcttcttcctttttaattttatccctggttttctcaataaaaaggttaatttaatattcttcATTATTTTGGGTTTATAGTTTGGGTGCATTGATTCTGTTGGATGCCTTTTAGTTGGGCTTCAATATACTTAATTGCTTCGACAGTTTGTTTAATCCATATACTTTCAATTGAcctattttttttcaagaaatccTTAATTTAGTTTCTGGTTGGttgttaattataatttttataaaaaaaatactatgcgaatatgttttcaaaatttatagcgAAAATGTAATTAGATTACAAACTCAgctcataaaattgaaaaggtttatatatatgtgtatatatatattaggggGCAATATAATGTTGTTTGAAATAACAGGTTGGGGAGGCAGCAAATGCAGTAACAGGAGAGAACAACCATGAAGTTCCACTTACTTGGATTTTGGCACAATTAGGCATTGTTGGATTCTTTTACTTCCTCGTCTTTCCTGTaagaatataatttaatttaattttaccaatttctttctctaaacttattgattgattaattaattaaattgatttcgaaAGGGaacattttagttttttaattttttggtgAATATTGCAGCCAATCATCATGAACTGGCTGAGGATAAGATGGTATAGAAGAAACTTGTTGGAAATGTACCTCCAATTCATGTGTGTCTTTCTCTTCTTCCCTGGGTAAGTAGTGATTTTGAAAcatcaaaatcacttttgtgAGTGGTCTACACATAGTTCGATTTTTCAGTTATAAcacatattaattttgaatgattaaagaCATATTTGTGAGTGATTTCGACTTCTGAACTTGCAGTAAATTATACGCTAGAAGTTATTATTGGTTGAATTTTTGCAGGATTCTATTGTGGGCGCCATTTTTGAACTTCAGAAAGTTTCCGCGAGATCCATCGATGAAGTATCCATGGTCGACACCCCAAGAACCATCACAGATAAAAAATGCATACTTGAAGTACCCATTTGCTAAGCCTGAAGATTATGACTGGTAACTGTTTGTAAAAATGCCTCTTCCAAACTCAACCATTTTCCTTCAactcataaaattaaattaatggtTTACGTCTATATTATTCTTGTTTCTTTGTTTGCTCACTACATTATTGCTTGTTGGATGAAAGTTACAACTGAACTGATGtgctcgatttttttttttcaaggaaTCATAACAAAGTCTAGTTAGTTTGACAGCCCACCAGCAtctaaatttgtatttttttttttatttttctattttggttTTTTACATCGGTTTGATTTGATTTTGGTCGGTTCTTAAACATGTTTAAAAACTGAGAGAGAGATATCCAATCATTTGATAACCACTTTTTTTccagttttttaaatttgtacttGTATTCTCGTAAGCTTTTCTATAATGGTATTCATCTCTTCCCAGGAAACATGTGAATTCAActttaaaatacaaaatcaagGTTTTACGAACTATGACTTGGAGTGTTCGTAGATTGGTTTGTGGTTTAGATTGAAATACTCTTTAGATGCAATCTAATTGTTAAGTTTCTTCGTCCCTAACAATCTTCATTAAATAATGAACCTAATTCAACTAAATCATCATGAAATATTTCGGTTGAATTGGTTCGAGTTACTcggattatttatttaaattttgttctaaaaataagtaaaatttttatttagctattttcatatattgaattaagattaacaattcaattttaatttgtgaaaattttctttctacagtgctaaaaaatcatttttagggattgttgaagaataaattgtccaaagaaaataatgaaattaaataaaactaaaataaatatatgtatatataatgagaaattatttcaaatgtaaactgttgaaaatatttataagatataacaaaattttagaactatcagtgatagacgtgtctatcactgataattctaaaattttgctatattttataaatattttggttcatttttctatatttgaaaagagttcatatataattgtatcataagaagaacaaacatattttttaaaattaataatgagtTTAGGTTATTTAAAGTGAACCCACGAACCAACCTACTCATAAAAATTGAATTCCCAACGcaccaaatgagttgataacccaactaaatatgggttgggttggattgggttgattgGATTTTTTGGGTTAtcgagttttttgaacacctctaACTATGATTTCGTtcgataattatttgattttttaaaattaagtttataaacacaatTTCCACCCATAAGATTCTATGCACCAATGTTTTCGAAAACTAAgtcaataattttcaaaattgtgtgttcttgtttttagatttttcattAGAAATTCAAGTATTTCTTTAAAAGACGAAAACCATAAtggaaaaataagaaataatttagaaatcaattaacatgcttttctaaagGACTATCCATTCTTGTTTCACTCGCATGAACTTGTACTATCAACCTTGAAGAGAAGTCCAATCTCTCCATCGtgcatttgtaaaaaaaaaaaaaaaaaaaaatacttatattCACACTTATCAAGTTGCCCAATAAATCTTCActtgtgggttttttttttttttttttaaagaactaacatagaatttaattagttaatggtGTGTGTTTCTTGGTTCAATTTTTCACCCTTATAAAttgtcaaaaaaagaaaaaaaaattatattcacTCATCTAGTTGCCCAAGACATCTTTGGTTGTGGATTTTTTTCCCTTATAAGAACTAACATAGAATCAAATTAGCTAAAGGTGTGTGTATTTCTTTTAAGAGAGGAAAATATTAGAGATATAATGtcacctttttctttcttaaaagaaataaaatgattttatatttaacccaaagctttatttatagagatcacaaggaaatttttttaatactatCATAGTACATACTTCATTTATTCCATATTTGAATGTCATTTAAtagtatattattttatttcatatgcccacacatttttttaaataatatatatatatatatatatattggcaTTCATTAAATAGAGGTGGTATAGAAAATTGTTTTAGTATTACAAATTTTCCCATATCATAACCACGCAATTTGAGACCCTCTCAAATTATTTAAACATTATCTTCCAATATATCTTATATGTTGAagtatgttttaattgttttaattctacttaaataactatttgattaatgtatctaatatattagtgaaaattatttctttcttatttCCAAAAGGTTCCATGATATCCCATTGAGAAAATGAACAACCTATATACAGTCAAACTCAACCGAAAGCTAATCATGCTCAATCAAATCATCTAGGAATGAACTTAAACCTGACTAGGCTAACACAACCCAAATGATCCTTGAAAACACAACCAATCCCTCAAGAATGGCAAACCGATCCAAAGCAGCATTAATGTTTAACTTCTACTCACTCaatgatataaaataaaaggtGGGACAtttcagttttattttttttttaccttcaaatttaattgaataatggttaaattataagtttagttctttaatttttaacctTGTTATAAGGATAATTACAATCTGTAGCACTTTAAGAGATattaattaagtgtataacaaCGTTTTAAAGAATtctaaatatagtaaaatttatcaatgatagattcttATATATAGTCTAATAGACTCTCGAGAGTAGTTGGATATAAATTTCATTGTACTTGcaaatttttttgtattgtgttGTATATTCTAATATTTTGGACTTGAATGCCATATTTGCATTTGTTCCCTATTGTAAAAGATGTATCTAAACTTTagaaaacatttaatttaaacttttactTTTGTGTCTCATAGGTTGTTGAcactttaaaaaatttaaaacgtCATCTATCtaactaaaaattgaattttacgTCAAAAAGATCCTaagtattcattatttttgtccAAGTAAATTTgtgaatattttaaaacaagTCTAATAGAGATCATTCATTACAAATCACAATATACATTATagctttttatatatttactagTTAAGAAACACGTGCAATGCATGTAAAATCTGGTtgtttgaattaaaaattttaaaatatacacAAACTTttagtatttataaatattacgtAGTTTTGTTATAATtactatattattttaaaagttactaatgtaataaattttattttagtgttttcatattatcattttttaattcattaaaagaattatatctAATACAAAGTAAAAATTGTGTTtgtaattaaatttcaaaataaatacgCTAATATTTTGGTATTGTATAACTATAGAGGTATACCTGAAATCATATAGTTTTAGGCTCTATTTGGGAttgtcttttaaaataattattcgGAGATgtgcttttagaaaaatcaatcgtcaaaagaagtaaaataatatttggtaaatttaagtttaaactTGAAAAGGTAGGTTAAAGTGTCcagtaaataaatacaaaaatatcgtattttagatataataataactaaaatagatttgtaatcaatttttttttttgtaatttaaaattttaaataaatatttagtatgataaattttgtttgttatatattaatttttaaatatcaaggaaaatagctttatctaaaaaatgaatatggtatacttttaaaaaaaacgatACATTTAACTCATAAAAAATAGCAAATAAATTTGATTAGGTGAAAAATAGatgaatatataaaataaatcttctttttaaagtactacatgattttagaaaaatctaaaagtcAGAAGGATATTGCttttaaagttgttttaaaaagtgattttaacctgtttaatttttt
Proteins encoded:
- the LOC120067848 gene encoding NAD(P)H-quinone oxidoreductase subunit L, chloroplastic — protein: MNCSLGLHIPKALPSLSSSKTLFPSLSSSFKLHNLNLPSNSKLKNFEVVGSIKEDPVGYLHQKKTSLALQLAAILATVGEAANAVTGENNHEVPLTWILAQLGIVGFFYFLVFPPIIMNWLRIRWYRRNLLEMYLQFMCVFLFFPGILLWAPFLNFRKFPRDPSMKYPWSTPQEPSQIKNAYLKYPFAKPEDYDW